One window of the Eucalyptus grandis isolate ANBG69807.140 chromosome 8, ASM1654582v1, whole genome shotgun sequence genome contains the following:
- the LOC104456809 gene encoding wee1-like protein kinase gives MAFMDRTYTEDQVTSNPQSSIFSGSQQIEDLVQDGLEAQEAKVKKPVSNGTQQTHRVKPPPCIRNPYLSDALDPFGNQRFKCAGMSIFPELVPRFHTDFVEIEQIGAGHFGHVYKVLNRIDGCLYAVKQVTRPMCQDSERRKALMEVQSLAALGSHENIVGYYSSWFENEHLYIQMELCHSNLSSQKSSRFTECDALTFLHQLAKVLLFMHDRGIAHLDVKPDNIYFKNGVYKLGDFGCATLLNNSLPIQEGDTRYMPHEILNENFDHLDLDKVDIFALGASVYELVTGLTLMKSGPQFLSLREGNLPLPPGHSLPFQNLLKVMMDTDPTARPSAKELLANPIFDMIRTNRKT, from the exons ATGGCCTTCATGGATAGGACATATACGGAAG ATCAAGTTACCTCGAATCCTCAAAGTTCCATTTTTTCTGGAAGTCAGCAAATAGAGGATCTTGTGCAGGACGGTTTGGAAGCTCAAGAAGCTAAAGTTAAGAAGCCAGTATCAAATGGCACGCAGCAGACACATAGGGTCAAGCCCCCTCCTTGTATTAGAAACCCATATCTCAGTGATGCGTTAGATCCTTTTGGAAATCAAAGGTTCAAATGTGCCGGTATGTCTATATTCCCT GAGCTGGTCCCACGTTTCCACACCGATTTCGTAGAAATTGAG CAAATTGGCGCTGGTCACTTCGGCCATGTTTATAAAGTTTTAAACAGAATAGATGGTTGCTTGTATGCTGTGAAGCAAGTCACCAGGCCAATGTGTCAAGACTCGGAAAG GAGAAAAGCCTTGATGGAAGTACAATCTCTGGCAGCTTTAG GCTCTCATGAGAACATTGTTGGATATTACTCTTCTTGGTTCGAAAATGAGCATCTTTACATTCAGATGGAGCTCTGTCATTCCAACTTGTCTAGTCAGAAGTCTTCACGTTTTACTGAATGTGATGCATTGACATTTCTACATCAG CTTGCGAAAGTATTGCTTTTTATGCATGACAGAGGAATTGCCCACCTTGATGTTAAGCCAGATAATATTTACTTCAAGAATGGTGTATACAAGCTCGGTGATTTTGGTTGTGCGACTCTCCTTAACAACAGCCTACCCATTCAGGAGGGCGATACACGGTACATGCCTCACGAGATCCTTAATGAGAACTTCGATCATCTTGATCTTGACAAGGTTGATATTTTTGCCTTGGGAGCTTCTGTATATGAGCTTGTGACAGGGTTGACTTTGATGAAATCGGGGCCTCAGTTTCTGAGTCTTAGAGAGGGAAATCTGCCTCTTCCCCCTGGCCATTCACTGCCTTTCCAGAATTTGCTGAAG GTCATGATGGATACGGATCCAACTGCACGGCCATCCGCCAAAGAACTGTTGGCAAATCCAATTTTTGATATGATTCGGACAAATCGAAAGACCTGA